GGGCGAAGCCATCCAGATCGGCCTTGGCGGCGGCCACTACCAGGGCCCCTTCAGTGGGGTCACCGAGGATCTCCCAGCGGCCATCCGGCTCCTGCTTGAGTTCGGCGTCGCTGCAGAGGACTCCGGCCTGGAGCAGCAGATTCCGGCCACCGGGGGCCAGGCCGCCCGTGGCACCCGCGGGCGGGGCCAGGTCGGTGGCCCGGAACTCCCCGTGGGGGTCGTAGCCGTTGCCGCTGACCGCCAGGGCCGTGGTGCCGCTGCGCAGCTCCTGCACCACCTGGCGGTTGAGGGTGAGGGTGCCCGTCTTGTCGGTGCAGATCACCGTGACCGAACCCAGGGCCTCCACCGCCGGCAGGCGGCGGATCAGGGCGGCGCGCTGCACCATGCGCTGGGTGCCGATCGCCAGGGTCACGGTGATCACCGCCGGCAGGCCTTCCGGCACGATCGCCACCGCCATCGACAGGGCCACCTCCAACAGATCAAGCAGGCGCTGGCCCAGCAGCCAGCCCAAAAGCACCACCACGGCCACCAGGGCCAGGGCGGAGCCGACCAGCACGTTGGCCAGACCGTCGAGCCGTTCCTGCAGCGGTGTGGTCTCGCCACCCGCGGTGTTGATCATCTCGGCGATCTTGCCCAGCTCGGTCTGCATGCCCGTGGCGGTGACCACCCCTAGGCCGCGGCCCCGCACCACCTCGGTGCCCTGGAACAGGCAGTTCTGGCGCTCCAGGACAGGGGTGCCAGGCTCCAGCACCAGGACAGCCAGCTTGTTCACCGCTTCGGCTTCGCCGGTGAGGGCCGCCTCCCGCAGGCCCAGTTCGGCCACCTCCAGCAGGCGGGCGTCGGCGGGCACCCGATCGCCGGCCTCCACCCGGATCAGGTCCCCGGGCACCAGTTGCTCGCTCGGCAGCCGCTCCCAGATGCCGTCACGGCGCACGGTGACCAGGGGCTGGGCCATGTCGCGCAGGGCCTGCAGCGCCTGCTGGGCGCGGCTTTCCTGCAGATAGCCCAGCAGGGCGTTGAGGCCCACGATCAGCACGATGGCGATCGCATCCTTGGGGAACCGCTGGGCGGCGTAGGCCACACCCGCGGACACCGCCGCCACCGCCAGCAGCATGATCAGCATCACGTTGCTGAACTGGTCCCAGAGGATGCGCAGGTTGCTGCGCCCTGCCTTGAGTTCCAGTCGGTTCAGGCCAACCCTGGCCAGGCGTTCGGCACACTGGGCCGTGCTCAGGCCGTCGGCGCTGGCCTCGAGGCCCTTGAGGCACTCTTCAGGTGCCAGAGCGTGCCAGGGGCTCGCGGCAGGGGAAGCGGTCAACGCGGTGGCTCACGAATCGCTCAAACCTTAGACACAGGAAGCAATGGCTTCTGTCAGCCGGGCGCGCCCGGTGGGGCGGACGCGGCGCCACCCAGCCGCCGCTCCAGCAGCAGCAGGCCCACCACCGTGGTGACGGTCACCATGAGCACCAGGGACGAGAACTGGACGGCATCGATCAGGCCCTGGTTCAGGGCCGTGGTGGCGAACACCAGCCCCGGCAGGCCCCGGGGGATCAGGCCGAACACCACCAGCCAGCGGTCGACCCCCGCCCGCCGATCGTGGCGATCGATACCCAGGCCGCAGGCCAGCTTGCTCAGCACCGCCATCACGATCAGGGCCGCCGCCAGGCTCCAGGCCGCCGGCTGCAGCAGGGTGCCGGCGCTGATCCGCATCCCCACACTGATGAAGTAGAGGGGCAGGAACACCTCCGAAAGCACGGTCAGCACCCGCTGCACCTCCCCTTCCACCGGCCCCAGCCGGGCCATCAGCACCCCGCCCCAGAGGGCGCCGAGCAGGCTGGTCAGGCCGCAGGCCTCCCCCAGCCAGGCCGAACCGATCAGCAGCATCAGGATCGCCAGGGCGCTGGTGGGCCGCCGGCTGTGGCGGCGGGCCCAATGGGTCACCGCCAGCCAGCTCAGCCCCGCCAGCAGCAGCCCCACCAGTGGCCCCCCCCAGCCGATGCCCTGGCTTCCCAGCCGCAGGCCCGCGCTGGCGGTGGCGATCGCCAGCAGCCCGATGGCCGGCAGGTCATCGAGCACCGACACCCCCACCAGCAGCCGGCCGGAGGGGGTCTGGATGGCACCCCGCTGGGCGAGGACCCGCAGGGTCACGCCCGTGCCGGTGGCACTCAGCACCGCCAGGCAGAGGAGGGTGGTGGGGATGGAGAGGTCGAACAGCGTCCGGAGGGGCCAGAAGGCCAGCAGCGGCGTGCAGAAGCTCAACGCCACCGTGCGCAGAATCGCGGCCCGCCGGGAGCTGAGCAGGTCGCCGCGCACCTCCAGGCCCACCTGGAAGAACAGGGTGAGCACCCCCAGCTCCGTGAGGCCGCTCAGGGGCGCCATCGCCTCGAACGGCACCACGGTGTTGCCGAGGACGAACCCCATCACCAGCTCGATGACGATCGCGGGCACGGCCAGCCGGGCCATCCAGCCCTCCGAGAGGCGGGCCAGCAGCACCCCCAGCAGCAGGATCAGGAGGGTGCTCAGGAGGGTGGGTTGCGCCATCGCACGGATCGACCCAGGGGGAAGGCGGACGGTTCGGCGCGCCCAGGACGGCTTGGACCACGGCCCCTAGCGTCCTAGGGCATCCCACGGCCGAGTCGACGACGCATGCCCCGCCTCGACAACCTGCGGCGCCGGCTCATCGGCACTCCCCTGCCCACCAGCGCCCACCACGAGGAGCGGTACAGCAACGCCGAGGCCCTGGCGATCCTCAGCTCCGATGCCCTCTCGTCGGTGGCCTATGCGACCCAGGAGATCGTGCTGGTGCTGGGGATGGGCGGGGCTGCTGCCCTGGGCTACACCCTGCCGATCACGGCCCTGATCGTGGCTCTGATGCTGGTCGTGGCCAGCAGCTACCGGCAGACGATCAAGGCCTACCCCCATGGGGGCGGCTCCTACCGGGTCTCCCAGCAGAACCTCGGGCAGACGCCGGGCCTGGTGGCCGGGGCCTCGCTCTCGATCGACTACGTGCTCACGGTGGCGGTGAGCGTGGCCGCCGGTATCGCCGCCCTCACCTCCTACTTCCCGGTGCTGGATCCCGAGCGGGTGCCCCTCTGCCTGCTGGCGGTGCTGCTGGTGATGCTCGCCAATCTGCGCGGTGTGAGCTCCAGCGCCCGGTTCCTGAGTGTGCCCACCTACCTGTTCATGGCGGCCGTCGTCACCCTGCTGGTGGCCGGGGCGATCAAGACCGGCATGGGCCAGCTACCACCCCTGCCCGTGGCCGAGCAGC
This genomic stretch from Cyanobium gracile PCC 6307 harbors:
- a CDS encoding cation:proton antiporter; translation: MAQPTLLSTLLILLLGVLLARLSEGWMARLAVPAIVIELVMGFVLGNTVVPFEAMAPLSGLTELGVLTLFFQVGLEVRGDLLSSRRAAILRTVALSFCTPLLAFWPLRTLFDLSIPTTLLCLAVLSATGTGVTLRVLAQRGAIQTPSGRLLVGVSVLDDLPAIGLLAIATASAGLRLGSQGIGWGGPLVGLLLAGLSWLAVTHWARRHSRRPTSALAILMLLIGSAWLGEACGLTSLLGALWGGVLMARLGPVEGEVQRVLTVLSEVFLPLYFISVGMRISAGTLLQPAAWSLAAALIVMAVLSKLACGLGIDRHDRRAGVDRWLVVFGLIPRGLPGLVFATTALNQGLIDAVQFSSLVLMVTVTTVVGLLLLERRLGGAASAPPGAPG